From a region of the Streptacidiphilus albus JL83 genome:
- a CDS encoding eCIS core domain-containing protein → MHAQEQTEKAGGTGRALPLRSAAGPAAASPVAVPGSAQSLLALQRTAGNAAVAHLVQAQRSAQAQRAAEEEQHAHGAGCGHDRPQLQRSSVGDVISSPGRALDEPVRTEMEARLGEPLSDVRVHTGLAAQRSAQELEARAYTVANHVVIGQGGADKHTLAHELTHVIQQRNGPVAGTDNGGGVSVSDPSDRFERAAEANATRVMQGPVPVQRAAEEGAATRADDPGTMAVQRVNYSATTASNLHESDSDYSSEDNLTAHQSSLPAATSEGEVAHAVATGANVNVTLYRGALMEDINAMVAHGSAGGRSADANTAAPSQRQAADQVHNGRRHPEFSTDPYISRQFSRRGGRGVVVVMINTYYLTKGSVSEDGWVALASAPVTVLHVVDRSDGRPAAGGAGANAS, encoded by the coding sequence ATGCACGCCCAGGAGCAGACGGAGAAGGCCGGGGGGACGGGTCGCGCGCTCCCGCTGCGCTCCGCCGCCGGCCCGGCGGCCGCGTCGCCGGTCGCCGTGCCCGGCTCCGCGCAGTCGCTGCTCGCCCTGCAGCGGACCGCGGGCAACGCCGCCGTCGCGCACCTGGTGCAGGCGCAGCGGTCGGCGCAGGCGCAGCGCGCGGCGGAGGAGGAGCAGCACGCCCACGGCGCGGGCTGCGGCCACGACCGGCCGCAGCTCCAGCGCTCCTCCGTCGGCGACGTGATCAGCTCCCCGGGACGCGCGCTGGACGAGCCGGTCCGGACCGAGATGGAGGCCAGGCTCGGCGAGCCGCTGTCCGACGTCCGGGTGCACACGGGCCTCGCCGCCCAGCGCTCGGCCCAGGAGCTGGAGGCCCGCGCCTACACCGTCGCCAACCACGTGGTGATCGGCCAGGGCGGGGCCGACAAGCACACCCTGGCGCACGAGTTGACGCACGTGATCCAGCAGCGCAACGGTCCGGTGGCCGGCACCGACAACGGCGGCGGGGTCAGTGTCAGCGACCCGTCGGACCGCTTCGAGCGGGCGGCCGAGGCCAACGCCACCCGGGTGATGCAGGGCCCGGTGCCGGTGCAGCGGGCCGCCGAGGAGGGTGCGGCGACCCGGGCGGACGACCCGGGCACCATGGCGGTGCAGCGGGTGAACTACTCGGCGACCACCGCCAGCAACCTCCACGAGAGCGACAGCGACTACAGCTCCGAGGACAACCTCACCGCCCATCAGTCGAGCCTGCCCGCGGCCACCTCCGAGGGCGAGGTCGCGCACGCGGTGGCCACCGGGGCGAACGTCAACGTCACCCTGTACCGGGGGGCGCTGATGGAGGACATCAACGCGATGGTGGCGCACGGGTCCGCCGGCGGGCGGTCCGCCGACGCCAACACGGCCGCCCCCAGCCAGCGGCAGGCCGCGGACCAGGTGCACAACGGCCGCAGGCACCCGGAGTTCAGCACCGACCCGTACATCAGCCGGCAGTTCAGCCGGCGCGGCGGCCGGGGCGTGGTCGTGGTGATGATCAACACGTACTACCTGACCAAGGGCTCGGTCTCGGAGGACGGCTGGGTCGCCCTGGCCTCCGCCCCGGTCACGGTGCTCCACGTGGTCGACCGCAGCGACGGCCGCCCGGCGGCGGGCGGGGCCGGCGCCAACGCGTCCTGA
- a CDS encoding phage tail sheath family protein has translation MPSYLSPGVYVEEVASGSRPIEGVGTSVAAFVGLAPSGPLNEPTLVTNWSQYVAAFGDFTDGYYLAHSVYGFFNNGGSAAYVVRVGGVHGGESGASGSGRDAAAVGRRTPAALPPGEPQQLGAFKVSALAVGESGGLSVEVADAEGEGPADRFKLVVRDGDTVAESFDVTAKKGNRSYVVTQVKERSKLITVQEAAPAAQVVRPDNQTVALAAPVAAAEPAPAPAAQGSAPIGAGDYLGDSADRTGFGGLEAIEEISMVAVPDLMAAYQRGSIDLEAVKAVQLGLIAHCELMGDRLALIDPPPGLNARQIRVWRQETSNYDSKYAALYYPWIKVFDPATGQARLVPPSGHVAGVWARNDSERGVHKAPANEVVRGAVDLEIQITRGEQDLLNPIGVNCIRTFPGRGIRIWGARTLSSDPAWRYLNVRRYFNYLEESILIGTQWVVFEPNDDALWARIRRNISAFLVNEWRGGALFGARPEDAFYVKCDEETNPTESVDVGRVVCEIGIAPVKPAEFVIFRLAQFSSGGGELDE, from the coding sequence ATGCCGTCGTACCTGTCACCTGGCGTTTACGTCGAGGAGGTGGCCAGCGGCTCCCGCCCGATCGAGGGCGTCGGCACCTCGGTGGCGGCCTTCGTCGGGCTCGCCCCGTCCGGACCGCTCAACGAACCGACGCTGGTGACCAACTGGAGCCAGTACGTCGCGGCGTTCGGTGACTTCACCGACGGGTACTACCTGGCGCACTCGGTCTACGGCTTCTTCAACAACGGCGGCTCCGCCGCCTATGTGGTCCGGGTCGGCGGCGTCCACGGCGGCGAGAGCGGAGCCTCCGGCAGCGGCCGCGACGCGGCGGCGGTCGGCCGCCGGACCCCGGCGGCACTGCCCCCGGGCGAGCCGCAGCAGCTCGGCGCCTTCAAGGTCTCGGCGCTCGCGGTCGGCGAGAGCGGCGGCCTCAGCGTCGAGGTCGCGGACGCGGAGGGCGAGGGCCCGGCGGACCGCTTCAAGCTGGTCGTCAGGGACGGCGACACGGTCGCCGAGAGCTTCGACGTGACGGCGAAGAAGGGCAACAGGTCCTACGTCGTCACCCAGGTCAAGGAACGCTCGAAGCTGATCACCGTGCAGGAGGCCGCTCCGGCCGCGCAGGTGGTCCGACCGGACAACCAGACCGTGGCGCTGGCCGCGCCGGTGGCGGCGGCGGAACCCGCGCCGGCGCCCGCCGCCCAGGGCAGCGCCCCGATCGGCGCCGGGGACTACCTCGGCGACTCGGCCGACCGCACCGGCTTCGGCGGCCTGGAGGCGATCGAGGAGATCTCCATGGTCGCCGTCCCCGACCTGATGGCCGCCTACCAGCGCGGGTCGATCGACCTGGAGGCGGTCAAGGCCGTCCAGCTGGGTCTGATCGCGCACTGCGAGCTGATGGGCGACCGGCTGGCGCTGATCGACCCGCCGCCCGGGCTCAACGCCCGCCAGATCCGGGTCTGGCGGCAGGAGACGTCCAACTACGACTCCAAGTACGCGGCCCTGTACTACCCGTGGATCAAGGTGTTCGACCCGGCCACCGGCCAGGCGCGGCTGGTGCCGCCGAGCGGCCACGTGGCCGGCGTCTGGGCCCGCAACGACTCCGAGCGCGGCGTGCACAAGGCCCCGGCCAACGAGGTGGTGCGCGGCGCGGTCGATCTGGAGATCCAGATCACCCGCGGCGAGCAGGACCTGCTCAACCCGATCGGGGTCAACTGCATCCGCACCTTCCCCGGCCGCGGCATCCGGATCTGGGGCGCGCGCACCCTCTCCTCCGACCCGGCCTGGCGCTACCTGAACGTCCGCAGGTACTTCAACTACCTGGAGGAGTCGATCCTGATCGGCACCCAGTGGGTCGTCTTCGAGCCGAACGACGACGCGCTGTGGGCGAGGATCCGGCGCAACATCTCGGCCTTCCTGGTCAACGAGTGGCGCGGCGGCGCGCTCTTCGGCGCCCGGCCGGAGGACGCCTTCTACGTCAAGTGCGACGAGGAGACCAACCCCACCGAGTCGGTGGACGTCGGACGGGTCGTCTGCGAGATCGGCATCGCGCCGGTCAAGCCGGCCGAGTTCGTGATCTTCCGGCTGGCCCAGTTCTCGAGCGGCGGCGGTGAGCTGGACGAGTAG
- a CDS encoding extensin — MERIAVGAPPAPMVLPVQRASASPSPSATPPFPGFTAAAPRSAFTVQRNDAPGPGPLPARASTSAATSTSTSTSTSASASASKGKDKDKDEKAKEQGAEFDARKLSDGQLDELTHRLISPLTRLLRAELRLDRERIGRLRDPRR; from the coding sequence GTGGAGCGCATCGCTGTCGGCGCGCCCCCGGCACCGATGGTGCTGCCGGTGCAGCGGGCATCGGCCTCGCCCTCGCCCTCCGCAACGCCTCCATTCCCAGGCTTCACGGCTGCCGCGCCGCGCTCCGCCTTCACCGTCCAGCGCAATGACGCGCCCGGGCCCGGCCCCTTGCCGGCCCGCGCCTCCACTTCCGCCGCGACCTCGACCTCGACCTCGACTTCCACGTCCGCCTCCGCCTCCGCCTCCAAGGGCAAGGACAAGGACAAGGACGAGAAGGCCAAGGAGCAGGGCGCCGAGTTCGACGCCCGCAAGCTCAGCGACGGGCAGTTGGACGAGCTGACGCACCGCCTGATCAGCCCGCTGACCCGGCTGCTGCGCGCCGAGCTCAGGCTGGACCGGGAACGCATCGGGCGCCTGCGCGATCCACGCCGCTGA
- a CDS encoding phage tail protein produces the protein MSSLQTGDALAAHNFGLQIDGVLVEYLQEVSGLSMEQDVIEFQQVSAQGKPMIRKIPGAKKAGTCTVVRGMSQSSTFTDWINQSMAGNMAMARKNATIMLMDFQNNTVKRYDLRNAWCSKVDTSSSKAGEASAVTESVTITYEELVMG, from the coding sequence ATGAGTAGTCTGCAAACCGGTGATGCCCTCGCGGCACACAACTTCGGCCTCCAGATCGACGGCGTCCTGGTCGAGTACCTCCAGGAGGTCAGCGGCCTGAGCATGGAACAGGACGTCATCGAGTTCCAGCAGGTGTCCGCCCAGGGCAAGCCCATGATCCGGAAGATCCCCGGCGCCAAGAAGGCCGGCACCTGCACGGTCGTGCGCGGGATGAGCCAGTCGAGCACCTTCACCGACTGGATCAACCAGTCGATGGCCGGCAACATGGCGATGGCCCGGAAGAACGCCACCATCATGCTGATGGACTTCCAGAACAACACGGTGAAGCGCTACGACCTGCGCAACGCCTGGTGCAGCAAGGTCGACACCAGCTCGTCCAAGGCGGGCGAGGCGTCCGCCGTCACCGAGTCCGTGACCATCACCTACGAAGAACTGGTCATGGGCTGA
- a CDS encoding DUF6760 family protein has translation MTYATDRIHEEIAYIAYHFHWNLEDILDLEHRDRRQYAEQIGSLVTRAMAER, from the coding sequence GTGACGTACGCGACCGACCGGATCCATGAGGAGATCGCGTACATCGCCTACCACTTCCACTGGAACCTGGAGGACATCCTGGACCTCGAACACCGCGACCGACGCCAGTACGCCGAGCAGATCGGCTCCCTGGTCACCCGGGCCATGGCGGAGCGGTAG